A stretch of the Acanthopagrus latus isolate v.2019 chromosome 9, fAcaLat1.1, whole genome shotgun sequence genome encodes the following:
- the ddx3xa gene encoding DEAD-box helicase 3 X-linked a isoform X3, giving the protein MSHVVVDNPHGLDQQLAVLDLNSSDGQGGGTGRRYIPPHLRNKDASKNDSPGWDSGRSNGFVNGYHDNRTNGGFGGRGPPRNDRGGRGAYRGNRGGGSFNQPLQNAGFGSYDNKDGSWGGPSRDAAYNSFGGRSDRNKSAFFNDRGAGSRGRYERGGFAGGGNTRWVEDSRDDDWSKPTAPNERLEHELFSGSNTGINFEKYDDIPVEATGSNCPPHIESFHDVDMGEIIMGNITLSRYTRPTPVQKHAIPIIKSKRDLMACAQTGSGKTAAFLLPVLSQIYTDGPGDALQAAKNNGQENGRYGRRKQYPLSLILAPTRELALQIYDEARKVAYRSRVRPCVVYGGADIGQQIRDLERGCHLLVATPGRLVDMMERGKIGLDYCNYLVLDEADRMLDMGFEPQIRRIVEQDTMPPKGIRQTMMFSATFPKEIQILARDFLEDYIFLAVGRVGSTSENITQKVVWVEETDKRSFLLDLLNATVIPSEVQENVTEAPEKPGKDSLTLVFVETKKGADALEDFLYHEGYACTSIHGDRSQRDREEALHQFRSGRCPILVATAVAARGLDISNVKHVINFDLPSDIEEYVHRIGRTGRVGNLGLATSFFNDKNSNITKDLLDILVEAKQEVPSWLESLAYEHQHKSSTRGRSKRFSGGFGARDYRQTSGGSGSFSSNRGGRNTGGHGGNRGFGGGGFGGNFYSNDGYGGNYSHSGSVDWWGN; this is encoded by the exons ATGAGTCATGTGGTCGTTGATAATCCACACGGTCTAGATCAGCAG CTTGCTGTCCTAGACTTGAACTCTTCTGACGGCCAAGGCGGAGGCACTGGCA GGCGTTACATTCCACCTCACTTGAGAAACAAAGATGCCTCTAAAAATG ATTCACCAGGATGGGACAGTGGACGCAGCAATGGATTTGTGAATGGTTACCATGACAACCGCACAAATGGGGGCTTTGGAGGGCGAGGACCCCCTCGCAATGATAGAGGTGGGCGTGGCGCCTACCGTGGTAACAGGGGTGGAGGCTCGTTTAATCAACCATTGCAAAATGCAG GGTTTGGCAGTTATGACAACAAAGATGGCAGCTGGGGAGGACCTTCGAGAGATGCTGCCTACAACAGTTTTGGGGGACGTTCTGATAGGAACAAGTCAGCCTTCTTCAATGACCGTGGGGCAGGCTCAAGGGGAag ATATGAGCGTGGGGGTTTTGCTGGTGGAGGAAACACCCGCTGGGTGGAAGACTCCAGAGATGATGATTGGTCCAAGCCAACTGCTCCCAATGAGCGCCTGGAACA TGAGCTTTTCTCTGGAAGCAACACTGGGATAAATTTTGAGAAATATGATGATATTCCTGTGGAAGCCACTGGAAGCAACTGCCCGCCCCACATTGAAAGT TTCCATGATGTAGACATGGGGGAGATTATCATGGGTAATATCACCTTGAGTCGCTACACTCGTCCCACCCCGGTCCAGAAGCATGCTATCCCCATCATCAAGTCCAAGAGAGACCTGATGGCTTGCGCCCAGACTG GCTCTGGTAAGACTGCTGCTTTCTTGCTGCCAGTGCTGAGTCAGATTTACACTGATGGACCTGGAGATGCCCTTCAGGCCGCTAAAAACAATGGACAG GAAAATGGAAGGTATGGTCGCCGTAAACAGTACCCACTTTCCCTTATCCTGGCTCCCACTAGAGAACTGGCTTTGCAAATCTATGATGAAGCCAGGAAG GTTGCCTATCGCTCACGCGTGCGCCCCTGTGTGGTGTATGGTGGTGCCGATATTGGCCAGCAGATTAGGGATTTGGAGAGAGGATGTCACCTGCTGGTGGCCACACCTGGTCGCCTGGTTGATATGATGGAGAGGGGCAAGATTGGTCTGGACTATTGCAA CTACTTGGTCCTGGACGAGGCTGACCGCATGTTAGACATGGGTTTCGAGCCACAGATCAGACGAATTGTGGAGCAAGACACAATGCCACCCAAAGGCATTCGACAGACCATGATGTTCAGTGCCACCTTCCCCAAGGAGATCCAG atCCTTGCCCGTGACTTCCTGGAGGACTACATTTTCTTGGCAGTGGGGCGTGTTGGGTCTACCtcagaaaacatcacacagaAGGTGGTCTGGGTAGAAGAAACGGACAAGAGGTCCTTCCTTCTTGACCTTCTCAATGCCACAG TTATTCCCAGTGAGGTTcaggaaaatgtgacagaggCACCAGAGAAACCCG GCAAAGACTCACTGACTCTGGTGTTTGTGGAAACCAAGAAAGGAGCGGATGCTTTGGAAGATTTCCTTTACCACGAGGGTTATGCCTGCACCAGCATCCATGGAGATCGATCtcagagagatagagaggaagCTCTGCATCAGTTCCGGTCTGGACGTTGCCCTATCTTAGTGGCTACAGCT GTGGCTGCTCGAGGCTTAGACATAAGCAATGTGAAGCACGTTATTAACTTCGATTTGCCCAGTGACATTGAGGAATACGTTCACCGTATTGGCCGTACGGGACGTGTGGGCAACCTTG GTCTGGCCACGTCGTTCTTTAAcgacaaaaacagcaacataacCAAAGATTTGCTGGACATTTTGGTGGAGGCTAAGCAAGAGGTTCCCTCCTGGCTTGAGAGCCTGGCCTATGAGCATCAGCACAAAAGCAGCACCCGTGGACGCTCTAAGAG GTTCTCTGGCGGTTTTGGAGCTAGAGACTACCGTCAGACATCTGGTGGCTCTGGAAGCTTCAGTAGCAACCGTGGAGGGCGTAACACTGGAGGTCATGGCGGAAACCGTGGCTTTGGTGGAG GTGGCTTTGGTGGCAACTTCTACAGCAATGATGGCTATGGAGGAAATTACAGCCACTCTGGTAGTGTGGATTGGTGGGGCAACTAG
- the ddx3xa gene encoding DEAD-box helicase 3 X-linked a isoform X4, translating to MSHVVVDNPHGLDQQLAVLDLNSSDGQGGGTGRRYIPPHLRNKDASKNAGNAYSAGRQCGYSVAPINLYSPGWDSGRSNGFVNGYHDNRTNGGFGGRGPPRNDRGFGSYDNKDGSWGGPSRDAAYNSFGGRSDRNKSAFFNDRGAGSRGRYERGGFAGGGNTRWVEDSRDDDWSKPTAPNERLEHELFSGSNTGINFEKYDDIPVEATGSNCPPHIESFHDVDMGEIIMGNITLSRYTRPTPVQKHAIPIIKSKRDLMACAQTGSGKTAAFLLPVLSQIYTDGPGDALQAAKNNGQENGRYGRRKQYPLSLILAPTRELALQIYDEARKVAYRSRVRPCVVYGGADIGQQIRDLERGCHLLVATPGRLVDMMERGKIGLDYCNYLVLDEADRMLDMGFEPQIRRIVEQDTMPPKGIRQTMMFSATFPKEIQILARDFLEDYIFLAVGRVGSTSENITQKVVWVEETDKRSFLLDLLNATVIPSEVQENVTEAPEKPGKDSLTLVFVETKKGADALEDFLYHEGYACTSIHGDRSQRDREEALHQFRSGRCPILVATAVAARGLDISNVKHVINFDLPSDIEEYVHRIGRTGRVGNLGLATSFFNDKNSNITKDLLDILVEAKQEVPSWLESLAYEHQHKSSTRGRSKRFSGGFGARDYRQTSGGSGSFSSNRGGRNTGGHGGNRGFGGGGFGGNFYSNDGYGGNYSHSGSVDWWGN from the exons ATGAGTCATGTGGTCGTTGATAATCCACACGGTCTAGATCAGCAG CTTGCTGTCCTAGACTTGAACTCTTCTGACGGCCAAGGCGGAGGCACTGGCA GGCGTTACATTCCACCTCACTTGAGAAACAAAGATGCCTCTAAAAATG CAGGAAATGCTTATTCCGCTGGTAGACAGTGCGGTTATTCAGTGGCACCAATAAATCTCT ATTCACCAGGATGGGACAGTGGACGCAGCAATGGATTTGTGAATGGTTACCATGACAACCGCACAAATGGGGGCTTTGGAGGGCGAGGACCCCCTCGCAATGATAGAG GGTTTGGCAGTTATGACAACAAAGATGGCAGCTGGGGAGGACCTTCGAGAGATGCTGCCTACAACAGTTTTGGGGGACGTTCTGATAGGAACAAGTCAGCCTTCTTCAATGACCGTGGGGCAGGCTCAAGGGGAag ATATGAGCGTGGGGGTTTTGCTGGTGGAGGAAACACCCGCTGGGTGGAAGACTCCAGAGATGATGATTGGTCCAAGCCAACTGCTCCCAATGAGCGCCTGGAACA TGAGCTTTTCTCTGGAAGCAACACTGGGATAAATTTTGAGAAATATGATGATATTCCTGTGGAAGCCACTGGAAGCAACTGCCCGCCCCACATTGAAAGT TTCCATGATGTAGACATGGGGGAGATTATCATGGGTAATATCACCTTGAGTCGCTACACTCGTCCCACCCCGGTCCAGAAGCATGCTATCCCCATCATCAAGTCCAAGAGAGACCTGATGGCTTGCGCCCAGACTG GCTCTGGTAAGACTGCTGCTTTCTTGCTGCCAGTGCTGAGTCAGATTTACACTGATGGACCTGGAGATGCCCTTCAGGCCGCTAAAAACAATGGACAG GAAAATGGAAGGTATGGTCGCCGTAAACAGTACCCACTTTCCCTTATCCTGGCTCCCACTAGAGAACTGGCTTTGCAAATCTATGATGAAGCCAGGAAG GTTGCCTATCGCTCACGCGTGCGCCCCTGTGTGGTGTATGGTGGTGCCGATATTGGCCAGCAGATTAGGGATTTGGAGAGAGGATGTCACCTGCTGGTGGCCACACCTGGTCGCCTGGTTGATATGATGGAGAGGGGCAAGATTGGTCTGGACTATTGCAA CTACTTGGTCCTGGACGAGGCTGACCGCATGTTAGACATGGGTTTCGAGCCACAGATCAGACGAATTGTGGAGCAAGACACAATGCCACCCAAAGGCATTCGACAGACCATGATGTTCAGTGCCACCTTCCCCAAGGAGATCCAG atCCTTGCCCGTGACTTCCTGGAGGACTACATTTTCTTGGCAGTGGGGCGTGTTGGGTCTACCtcagaaaacatcacacagaAGGTGGTCTGGGTAGAAGAAACGGACAAGAGGTCCTTCCTTCTTGACCTTCTCAATGCCACAG TTATTCCCAGTGAGGTTcaggaaaatgtgacagaggCACCAGAGAAACCCG GCAAAGACTCACTGACTCTGGTGTTTGTGGAAACCAAGAAAGGAGCGGATGCTTTGGAAGATTTCCTTTACCACGAGGGTTATGCCTGCACCAGCATCCATGGAGATCGATCtcagagagatagagaggaagCTCTGCATCAGTTCCGGTCTGGACGTTGCCCTATCTTAGTGGCTACAGCT GTGGCTGCTCGAGGCTTAGACATAAGCAATGTGAAGCACGTTATTAACTTCGATTTGCCCAGTGACATTGAGGAATACGTTCACCGTATTGGCCGTACGGGACGTGTGGGCAACCTTG GTCTGGCCACGTCGTTCTTTAAcgacaaaaacagcaacataacCAAAGATTTGCTGGACATTTTGGTGGAGGCTAAGCAAGAGGTTCCCTCCTGGCTTGAGAGCCTGGCCTATGAGCATCAGCACAAAAGCAGCACCCGTGGACGCTCTAAGAG GTTCTCTGGCGGTTTTGGAGCTAGAGACTACCGTCAGACATCTGGTGGCTCTGGAAGCTTCAGTAGCAACCGTGGAGGGCGTAACACTGGAGGTCATGGCGGAAACCGTGGCTTTGGTGGAG GTGGCTTTGGTGGCAACTTCTACAGCAATGATGGCTATGGAGGAAATTACAGCCACTCTGGTAGTGTGGATTGGTGGGGCAACTAG
- the ddx3xa gene encoding DEAD-box helicase 3 X-linked a isoform X1, with amino-acid sequence MSHVVVDNPHGLDQQLAVLDLNSSDGQGGGTGRRYIPPHLRNKDASKNAGNAYSAGRQCGYSVAPINLYSPGWDSGRSNGFVNGYHDNRTNGGFGGRGPPRNDRGGRGAYRGNRGGGSFNQPLQNAGFGSYDNKDGSWGGPSRDAAYNSFGGRSDRNKSAFFNDRGAGSRGRYERGGFAGGGNTRWVEDSRDDDWSKPTAPNERLEHELFSGSNTGINFEKYDDIPVEATGSNCPPHIESFHDVDMGEIIMGNITLSRYTRPTPVQKHAIPIIKSKRDLMACAQTGSGKTAAFLLPVLSQIYTDGPGDALQAAKNNGQENGRYGRRKQYPLSLILAPTRELALQIYDEARKVAYRSRVRPCVVYGGADIGQQIRDLERGCHLLVATPGRLVDMMERGKIGLDYCNYLVLDEADRMLDMGFEPQIRRIVEQDTMPPKGIRQTMMFSATFPKEIQILARDFLEDYIFLAVGRVGSTSENITQKVVWVEETDKRSFLLDLLNATVIPSEVQENVTEAPEKPGKDSLTLVFVETKKGADALEDFLYHEGYACTSIHGDRSQRDREEALHQFRSGRCPILVATAVAARGLDISNVKHVINFDLPSDIEEYVHRIGRTGRVGNLGLATSFFNDKNSNITKDLLDILVEAKQEVPSWLESLAYEHQHKSSTRGRSKRFSGGFGARDYRQTSGGSGSFSSNRGGRNTGGHGGNRGFGGGGFGGNFYSNDGYGGNYSHSGSVDWWGN; translated from the exons ATGAGTCATGTGGTCGTTGATAATCCACACGGTCTAGATCAGCAG CTTGCTGTCCTAGACTTGAACTCTTCTGACGGCCAAGGCGGAGGCACTGGCA GGCGTTACATTCCACCTCACTTGAGAAACAAAGATGCCTCTAAAAATG CAGGAAATGCTTATTCCGCTGGTAGACAGTGCGGTTATTCAGTGGCACCAATAAATCTCT ATTCACCAGGATGGGACAGTGGACGCAGCAATGGATTTGTGAATGGTTACCATGACAACCGCACAAATGGGGGCTTTGGAGGGCGAGGACCCCCTCGCAATGATAGAGGTGGGCGTGGCGCCTACCGTGGTAACAGGGGTGGAGGCTCGTTTAATCAACCATTGCAAAATGCAG GGTTTGGCAGTTATGACAACAAAGATGGCAGCTGGGGAGGACCTTCGAGAGATGCTGCCTACAACAGTTTTGGGGGACGTTCTGATAGGAACAAGTCAGCCTTCTTCAATGACCGTGGGGCAGGCTCAAGGGGAag ATATGAGCGTGGGGGTTTTGCTGGTGGAGGAAACACCCGCTGGGTGGAAGACTCCAGAGATGATGATTGGTCCAAGCCAACTGCTCCCAATGAGCGCCTGGAACA TGAGCTTTTCTCTGGAAGCAACACTGGGATAAATTTTGAGAAATATGATGATATTCCTGTGGAAGCCACTGGAAGCAACTGCCCGCCCCACATTGAAAGT TTCCATGATGTAGACATGGGGGAGATTATCATGGGTAATATCACCTTGAGTCGCTACACTCGTCCCACCCCGGTCCAGAAGCATGCTATCCCCATCATCAAGTCCAAGAGAGACCTGATGGCTTGCGCCCAGACTG GCTCTGGTAAGACTGCTGCTTTCTTGCTGCCAGTGCTGAGTCAGATTTACACTGATGGACCTGGAGATGCCCTTCAGGCCGCTAAAAACAATGGACAG GAAAATGGAAGGTATGGTCGCCGTAAACAGTACCCACTTTCCCTTATCCTGGCTCCCACTAGAGAACTGGCTTTGCAAATCTATGATGAAGCCAGGAAG GTTGCCTATCGCTCACGCGTGCGCCCCTGTGTGGTGTATGGTGGTGCCGATATTGGCCAGCAGATTAGGGATTTGGAGAGAGGATGTCACCTGCTGGTGGCCACACCTGGTCGCCTGGTTGATATGATGGAGAGGGGCAAGATTGGTCTGGACTATTGCAA CTACTTGGTCCTGGACGAGGCTGACCGCATGTTAGACATGGGTTTCGAGCCACAGATCAGACGAATTGTGGAGCAAGACACAATGCCACCCAAAGGCATTCGACAGACCATGATGTTCAGTGCCACCTTCCCCAAGGAGATCCAG atCCTTGCCCGTGACTTCCTGGAGGACTACATTTTCTTGGCAGTGGGGCGTGTTGGGTCTACCtcagaaaacatcacacagaAGGTGGTCTGGGTAGAAGAAACGGACAAGAGGTCCTTCCTTCTTGACCTTCTCAATGCCACAG TTATTCCCAGTGAGGTTcaggaaaatgtgacagaggCACCAGAGAAACCCG GCAAAGACTCACTGACTCTGGTGTTTGTGGAAACCAAGAAAGGAGCGGATGCTTTGGAAGATTTCCTTTACCACGAGGGTTATGCCTGCACCAGCATCCATGGAGATCGATCtcagagagatagagaggaagCTCTGCATCAGTTCCGGTCTGGACGTTGCCCTATCTTAGTGGCTACAGCT GTGGCTGCTCGAGGCTTAGACATAAGCAATGTGAAGCACGTTATTAACTTCGATTTGCCCAGTGACATTGAGGAATACGTTCACCGTATTGGCCGTACGGGACGTGTGGGCAACCTTG GTCTGGCCACGTCGTTCTTTAAcgacaaaaacagcaacataacCAAAGATTTGCTGGACATTTTGGTGGAGGCTAAGCAAGAGGTTCCCTCCTGGCTTGAGAGCCTGGCCTATGAGCATCAGCACAAAAGCAGCACCCGTGGACGCTCTAAGAG GTTCTCTGGCGGTTTTGGAGCTAGAGACTACCGTCAGACATCTGGTGGCTCTGGAAGCTTCAGTAGCAACCGTGGAGGGCGTAACACTGGAGGTCATGGCGGAAACCGTGGCTTTGGTGGAG GTGGCTTTGGTGGCAACTTCTACAGCAATGATGGCTATGGAGGAAATTACAGCCACTCTGGTAGTGTGGATTGGTGGGGCAACTAG
- the ddx3xa gene encoding DEAD-box helicase 3 X-linked a isoform X2, with protein sequence MSHVVVDNPHGLDQQLAVLDLNSSDGQGGGTGRRYIPPHLRNKDASKNAGNAYSAGRQCGYSVAPINLYSPGWDSGRSNGFVNGYHDNRTNGGFGGRGPPRNDRGGRGAYRGNRGGGSFNQPLQNAGFGSYDNKDGSWGGPSRDAAYNSFGGRSDRNKSAFFNDRGAGSRGRYERGGFAGGGNTRWVEDSRDDDWSKPTAPNERLEHELFSGSNTGINFEKYDDIPVEATGSNCPPHIESFHDVDMGEIIMGNITLSRYTRPTPVQKHAIPIIKSKRDLMACAQTGSGKTAAFLLPVLSQIYTDGPGDALQAAKNNGQENGRYGRRKQYPLSLILAPTRELALQIYDEARKVAYRSRVRPCVVYGGADIGQQIRDLERGCHLLVATPGRLVDMMERGKIGLDYCNYLVLDEADRMLDMGFEPQIRRIVEQDTMPPKGIRQTMMFSATFPKEIQILARDFLEDYIFLAVGRVGSTSENITQKVVWVEETDKRSFLLDLLNATGKDSLTLVFVETKKGADALEDFLYHEGYACTSIHGDRSQRDREEALHQFRSGRCPILVATAVAARGLDISNVKHVINFDLPSDIEEYVHRIGRTGRVGNLGLATSFFNDKNSNITKDLLDILVEAKQEVPSWLESLAYEHQHKSSTRGRSKRFSGGFGARDYRQTSGGSGSFSSNRGGRNTGGHGGNRGFGGGGFGGNFYSNDGYGGNYSHSGSVDWWGN encoded by the exons ATGAGTCATGTGGTCGTTGATAATCCACACGGTCTAGATCAGCAG CTTGCTGTCCTAGACTTGAACTCTTCTGACGGCCAAGGCGGAGGCACTGGCA GGCGTTACATTCCACCTCACTTGAGAAACAAAGATGCCTCTAAAAATG CAGGAAATGCTTATTCCGCTGGTAGACAGTGCGGTTATTCAGTGGCACCAATAAATCTCT ATTCACCAGGATGGGACAGTGGACGCAGCAATGGATTTGTGAATGGTTACCATGACAACCGCACAAATGGGGGCTTTGGAGGGCGAGGACCCCCTCGCAATGATAGAGGTGGGCGTGGCGCCTACCGTGGTAACAGGGGTGGAGGCTCGTTTAATCAACCATTGCAAAATGCAG GGTTTGGCAGTTATGACAACAAAGATGGCAGCTGGGGAGGACCTTCGAGAGATGCTGCCTACAACAGTTTTGGGGGACGTTCTGATAGGAACAAGTCAGCCTTCTTCAATGACCGTGGGGCAGGCTCAAGGGGAag ATATGAGCGTGGGGGTTTTGCTGGTGGAGGAAACACCCGCTGGGTGGAAGACTCCAGAGATGATGATTGGTCCAAGCCAACTGCTCCCAATGAGCGCCTGGAACA TGAGCTTTTCTCTGGAAGCAACACTGGGATAAATTTTGAGAAATATGATGATATTCCTGTGGAAGCCACTGGAAGCAACTGCCCGCCCCACATTGAAAGT TTCCATGATGTAGACATGGGGGAGATTATCATGGGTAATATCACCTTGAGTCGCTACACTCGTCCCACCCCGGTCCAGAAGCATGCTATCCCCATCATCAAGTCCAAGAGAGACCTGATGGCTTGCGCCCAGACTG GCTCTGGTAAGACTGCTGCTTTCTTGCTGCCAGTGCTGAGTCAGATTTACACTGATGGACCTGGAGATGCCCTTCAGGCCGCTAAAAACAATGGACAG GAAAATGGAAGGTATGGTCGCCGTAAACAGTACCCACTTTCCCTTATCCTGGCTCCCACTAGAGAACTGGCTTTGCAAATCTATGATGAAGCCAGGAAG GTTGCCTATCGCTCACGCGTGCGCCCCTGTGTGGTGTATGGTGGTGCCGATATTGGCCAGCAGATTAGGGATTTGGAGAGAGGATGTCACCTGCTGGTGGCCACACCTGGTCGCCTGGTTGATATGATGGAGAGGGGCAAGATTGGTCTGGACTATTGCAA CTACTTGGTCCTGGACGAGGCTGACCGCATGTTAGACATGGGTTTCGAGCCACAGATCAGACGAATTGTGGAGCAAGACACAATGCCACCCAAAGGCATTCGACAGACCATGATGTTCAGTGCCACCTTCCCCAAGGAGATCCAG atCCTTGCCCGTGACTTCCTGGAGGACTACATTTTCTTGGCAGTGGGGCGTGTTGGGTCTACCtcagaaaacatcacacagaAGGTGGTCTGGGTAGAAGAAACGGACAAGAGGTCCTTCCTTCTTGACCTTCTCAATGCCACAG GCAAAGACTCACTGACTCTGGTGTTTGTGGAAACCAAGAAAGGAGCGGATGCTTTGGAAGATTTCCTTTACCACGAGGGTTATGCCTGCACCAGCATCCATGGAGATCGATCtcagagagatagagaggaagCTCTGCATCAGTTCCGGTCTGGACGTTGCCCTATCTTAGTGGCTACAGCT GTGGCTGCTCGAGGCTTAGACATAAGCAATGTGAAGCACGTTATTAACTTCGATTTGCCCAGTGACATTGAGGAATACGTTCACCGTATTGGCCGTACGGGACGTGTGGGCAACCTTG GTCTGGCCACGTCGTTCTTTAAcgacaaaaacagcaacataacCAAAGATTTGCTGGACATTTTGGTGGAGGCTAAGCAAGAGGTTCCCTCCTGGCTTGAGAGCCTGGCCTATGAGCATCAGCACAAAAGCAGCACCCGTGGACGCTCTAAGAG GTTCTCTGGCGGTTTTGGAGCTAGAGACTACCGTCAGACATCTGGTGGCTCTGGAAGCTTCAGTAGCAACCGTGGAGGGCGTAACACTGGAGGTCATGGCGGAAACCGTGGCTTTGGTGGAG GTGGCTTTGGTGGCAACTTCTACAGCAATGATGGCTATGGAGGAAATTACAGCCACTCTGGTAGTGTGGATTGGTGGGGCAACTAG
- the ddx3xa gene encoding DEAD-box helicase 3 X-linked a isoform X5, with protein MSHVVVDNPHGLDQQLAVLDLNSSDGQGGGTGRRYIPPHLRNKDASKNDSPGWDSGRSNGFVNGYHDNRTNGGFGGRGPPRNDRGGRGAYRGNRGGGSFNQPLQNAGFGSYDNKDGSWGGPSRDAAYNSFGGRSDRNKSAFFNDRGAGSRGRYERGGFAGGGNTRWVEDSRDDDWSKPTAPNERLEHELFSGSNTGINFEKYDDIPVEATGSNCPPHIESFHDVDMGEIIMGNITLSRYTRPTPVQKHAIPIIKSKRDLMACAQTGSGKTAAFLLPVLSQIYTDGPGDALQAAKNNGQENGRYGRRKQYPLSLILAPTRELALQIYDEARKVAYRSRVRPCVVYGGADIGQQIRDLERGCHLLVATPGRLVDMMERGKIGLDYCNYLVLDEADRMLDMGFEPQIRRIVEQDTMPPKGIRQTMMFSATFPKEIQILARDFLEDYIFLAVGRVGSTSENITQKVVWVEETDKRSFLLDLLNATGKDSLTLVFVETKKGADALEDFLYHEGYACTSIHGDRSQRDREEALHQFRSGRCPILVATAVAARGLDISNVKHVINFDLPSDIEEYVHRIGRTGRVGNLGLATSFFNDKNSNITKDLLDILVEAKQEVPSWLESLAYEHQHKSSTRGRSKRFSGGFGARDYRQTSGGSGSFSSNRGGRNTGGHGGNRGFGGGGFGGNFYSNDGYGGNYSHSGSVDWWGN; from the exons ATGAGTCATGTGGTCGTTGATAATCCACACGGTCTAGATCAGCAG CTTGCTGTCCTAGACTTGAACTCTTCTGACGGCCAAGGCGGAGGCACTGGCA GGCGTTACATTCCACCTCACTTGAGAAACAAAGATGCCTCTAAAAATG ATTCACCAGGATGGGACAGTGGACGCAGCAATGGATTTGTGAATGGTTACCATGACAACCGCACAAATGGGGGCTTTGGAGGGCGAGGACCCCCTCGCAATGATAGAGGTGGGCGTGGCGCCTACCGTGGTAACAGGGGTGGAGGCTCGTTTAATCAACCATTGCAAAATGCAG GGTTTGGCAGTTATGACAACAAAGATGGCAGCTGGGGAGGACCTTCGAGAGATGCTGCCTACAACAGTTTTGGGGGACGTTCTGATAGGAACAAGTCAGCCTTCTTCAATGACCGTGGGGCAGGCTCAAGGGGAag ATATGAGCGTGGGGGTTTTGCTGGTGGAGGAAACACCCGCTGGGTGGAAGACTCCAGAGATGATGATTGGTCCAAGCCAACTGCTCCCAATGAGCGCCTGGAACA TGAGCTTTTCTCTGGAAGCAACACTGGGATAAATTTTGAGAAATATGATGATATTCCTGTGGAAGCCACTGGAAGCAACTGCCCGCCCCACATTGAAAGT TTCCATGATGTAGACATGGGGGAGATTATCATGGGTAATATCACCTTGAGTCGCTACACTCGTCCCACCCCGGTCCAGAAGCATGCTATCCCCATCATCAAGTCCAAGAGAGACCTGATGGCTTGCGCCCAGACTG GCTCTGGTAAGACTGCTGCTTTCTTGCTGCCAGTGCTGAGTCAGATTTACACTGATGGACCTGGAGATGCCCTTCAGGCCGCTAAAAACAATGGACAG GAAAATGGAAGGTATGGTCGCCGTAAACAGTACCCACTTTCCCTTATCCTGGCTCCCACTAGAGAACTGGCTTTGCAAATCTATGATGAAGCCAGGAAG GTTGCCTATCGCTCACGCGTGCGCCCCTGTGTGGTGTATGGTGGTGCCGATATTGGCCAGCAGATTAGGGATTTGGAGAGAGGATGTCACCTGCTGGTGGCCACACCTGGTCGCCTGGTTGATATGATGGAGAGGGGCAAGATTGGTCTGGACTATTGCAA CTACTTGGTCCTGGACGAGGCTGACCGCATGTTAGACATGGGTTTCGAGCCACAGATCAGACGAATTGTGGAGCAAGACACAATGCCACCCAAAGGCATTCGACAGACCATGATGTTCAGTGCCACCTTCCCCAAGGAGATCCAG atCCTTGCCCGTGACTTCCTGGAGGACTACATTTTCTTGGCAGTGGGGCGTGTTGGGTCTACCtcagaaaacatcacacagaAGGTGGTCTGGGTAGAAGAAACGGACAAGAGGTCCTTCCTTCTTGACCTTCTCAATGCCACAG GCAAAGACTCACTGACTCTGGTGTTTGTGGAAACCAAGAAAGGAGCGGATGCTTTGGAAGATTTCCTTTACCACGAGGGTTATGCCTGCACCAGCATCCATGGAGATCGATCtcagagagatagagaggaagCTCTGCATCAGTTCCGGTCTGGACGTTGCCCTATCTTAGTGGCTACAGCT GTGGCTGCTCGAGGCTTAGACATAAGCAATGTGAAGCACGTTATTAACTTCGATTTGCCCAGTGACATTGAGGAATACGTTCACCGTATTGGCCGTACGGGACGTGTGGGCAACCTTG GTCTGGCCACGTCGTTCTTTAAcgacaaaaacagcaacataacCAAAGATTTGCTGGACATTTTGGTGGAGGCTAAGCAAGAGGTTCCCTCCTGGCTTGAGAGCCTGGCCTATGAGCATCAGCACAAAAGCAGCACCCGTGGACGCTCTAAGAG GTTCTCTGGCGGTTTTGGAGCTAGAGACTACCGTCAGACATCTGGTGGCTCTGGAAGCTTCAGTAGCAACCGTGGAGGGCGTAACACTGGAGGTCATGGCGGAAACCGTGGCTTTGGTGGAG GTGGCTTTGGTGGCAACTTCTACAGCAATGATGGCTATGGAGGAAATTACAGCCACTCTGGTAGTGTGGATTGGTGGGGCAACTAG